Proteins encoded by one window of Culicoides brevitarsis isolate CSIRO-B50_1 chromosome 2, AGI_CSIRO_Cbre_v1, whole genome shotgun sequence:
- the LOC134829825 gene encoding gamma-tubulin complex component 4 homolog yields MIHDILLSLISADTEPLPILEFTISELSSNFIHPGEAKILEDIVKIAGQYKDIRKFITKYNGSSPAGLSHNENANGSVEEPLSKGLYLQAFCDGMDASLEKYRQLVIDLEKRYLRAPTNSLLFIFHQIDRYQPLLCFLLKLISGIRSQRLHGCMILDYLQRNSLHGNKTICEAVQIIQRSVYVVFIKHLYQWLLYGRFVDPYGEFFIQHVGDSISHTSTVNHSSSMSAQAAHDSHSIQATIASDTNSINTELWRYEVAVSMLPYYFPYTWAENVLMTGQTVLTFNSNPKDMAKKLDFLDDSNDKPLEHASLWGDQEYEIFRKFYELQNEEVINVSKLEQIVNVIKTCVTEHLFVIAMHEANLSHQMRLIKDFYLLGRGELFHEFIKYTKTLMSNPINEASTRDLNRAFSSAGNMVGISEDIEQFSMYVPKDNASSFTYEANNYINFITLKYKVKFPLHLLFAPKVLDRYNEMFRFLLKIKKTQFDLEQVWTHHREIKFESNTKIVQFRNKLLFLIDNLQYYLQVDVLESQFSILMNAIQEAKDFEHIHKAHSKFQSSILGLCFLIPQTNAETNTTKVDFNGSVYVDNPVLTILNKILACIHLFCTLCMSIEDEVNNAQEFEFQKQEEAFDELMDSLLKLLVGMRVGPLSQLLLRLDFNYWFSLRTKSNKIHTSSITV; encoded by the exons ATGATTCACGACATTCTCTTATCGCTCATCAGTGCCGATACGGAACCCTTGCCAATTCTCGAGTTCACA atttcaGAGCTCTCGAGTAACTTTATTCATCCGGGAGAGGCCAAAATTCTCGAGGATATTGTCAAAATTGCCGGTCAGTACAAGGATATCCGGAAATTCATCACGAAATACAATGGATCGTCGCCAGCCGGGTTGTCGCACAACGAAAACGCGAATGGGAGTGTCGAGGAACCGTTGAGCAAGGGCTTGTATTTGCAGGCGTTCTGCGATGGCATGGATGCGTCGCTGGAAAAGTATCGACAGCTGGTGATTGATTTGGAGAAGCGTTACTTGCGGGCACCAACGAACTCGTTGctgttcatttttcatcaaattgatCGGTATCAGCcgcttttgtgttttttgttgaAGCTCATCAGTGGGATTCGATCACAGCGGTTGCATGGATGCATGATTTTGGATTATTTGCAGCGGAATTCGCTTCATGGGAATAAGACTATTTGTGAAGCTGTGCAAAT aatCCAACGATCAGTTTACGTCGTCTTCATCAAACACTTGTATCAATGGCTCTTATACGGGCGTTTCGTCGATCCATATGGCGAATTTTTCATCCAGCACGTCGGCGACTCGATTTCTCACACTTCCACTGTCAATCATTCGTCTTCGATGAGCGCTCAAGCAGCGCACGACAGTCATTCCATCCAAGCAACGATTGCTTCCGACACCAACAGCATCAACACCGAGTTATGGCGCTACGAGGTGGCAGTTTCGATGCTTCCGTACTACTTTCCGTACACCTGGGCCGAAAATGTCCTCATGACTGGTCAAACTGTCCTCACTTTCAACTCGAACCCAAAAGATATGgccaaaaaattggattttctcGATGACTCGAACGACAAACCGCTCGAACATGCCTCGTTGTGGGGCGATCAGGAGTACGAAATCTTCCGAAAGTTCtatgagttgcaaaatgaggAAGTAATTAACGTCAGCAAGTTGGAACAGATcgtaaatgtgataaaaacgTGCGTTACGGagcatttatttgttattgcCATGCACGAAGCGAACTTGAGTCACCAAATGCGACTCATCAAGGACTTTTACTTGCTGGGACGCGGCGAACTCTTCCACGAATTTATCAAATACACGAAAACTTTGATGTCCAATCCGATTAACGAGGCATCCACGCGAGATTTGAATCGCGCTTTTAGCTCTGCCGGCAACATGGTCGGCATTTCGGAGGATATCGAGCAATTTTCCATGTATGTGCCCAAAGATAATGCCAGTAGCTTCACCTACGAAGCCAATaattacataaatttcatCACACTCAAGTACAAAGTGAAATTCCCCTTACATCTGCTTTTCGCGCCCAAAGTTCTCGATCGTTACAATGAAATGTTccgatttttgttgaaaatcaaaaagacGCAGTTCGATTTGGAGCAAGTTTGGACGCATCATCGCGAAATTAAATTCGAATCCAACACGAAAATCGTGCAATTTCGCAATAAATTGCTCTTTTTGATCGATAATTTGCAGTATTATTTGCAAGTGGACGTCCTCGAAAGTCAGTTTAGTATCCTGATGAATGCGATACAGGAAGCGAAGGATTTCGAACATATCCACAAGGCACATTCGAAATTCCAATCGAGTATTTTGGGACTTTGTTTCCTCATACCGCAGACAAATGCGGAAACGAACACCACAAAAGTCGATTTTAATGGGTCAGTTTACGTCGATAATCCAGTGTTGACcatattgaacaaaattttggcCTGTATTCATCTTTTTTGTACGCTTTGCATGTCGATCGAGGATGAGGTCAATAATGCGCAGGAATTTGAGTTCCAGAAACAGGAAGAAGc attCGACGAATTGATGGACTCACTCTTGAAACTATTGGTCGGCATGAGAGTTGGACCGCTTTCCCAGTTACTCTTGAGATTGGATTTCAACTATTGGTTCAGTTTGCGAACGAAATCTAACAAAATTCACACTTCTAGCATCactgtttaa
- the LOC134829826 gene encoding U3 small nucleolar ribonucleoprotein protein MPP10: MDPKMLHKTTKKLKKLTSSPEQFLIIQNEKAEKLKETVKQLYDFGRTVQVESENKSSALNELIIDQMDEEQIWQQMEINNEEFLSNCLSLTSNLLSINQLKLDLPYEKVEEEEEPTNGHAESENEDFEQEEVEEKVKKSKKKTKKAGKKKSSIVDDKFFNLSEMEAFLEQEDKKEMRKGKKVPDEDDESEIDYFEDPGETDDSEAEKEENLKYSEYFDQSEDDDEDSEENEEDEEENDENSSRKVKFDLSKNQETTFERDEYSEDDQEEEENENYEENDEEDDTEKSSYEKHQAALRKKIEKLEEKAIQEKTWQLKGEISAQTRPENALLEEFLEFDSATRPAPIITEQTTMELEEIIKQRVKDRAFDDVVRKVKPAQSVQEYRKTLVLDSEKSKESLAQIYEKEFLKQQEKLDPDADDKPDDEPKEHQEIRKSLKSLFAKLDALSNYHITPRAAAPEVKIITNTPAISMEEVAPVTMSTAALLAPEEVKQKTKGETILAKEEMSKTDKNRMRREKKAKAKLKRKMQEEKQAELEKAGKTNKKLEQKKAMKEVMKNRNVEKMKETKGVNITSSSTFFSKLQEENTALGNKKKNQKKKKFMETSNGLTAKALKL, encoded by the exons ATGGACCCCAAAATGCTGcacaaaacgacaaaaaagctTAAGAAGCTCACATCGAGCCCCGAACAGTTCCTGAT aatCCAGAACGAAAAGGccgaaaaattgaaggaaacgGTCAAGCAACTCTATGATTTTGGCAGGACAGTTCAAGTGGAGAGCGAAAACAAGTCGTCAGCGTTAAATGAATTGATCATCGATCAAATGGATGAGGAGCAGATATGGCAACAAATGGAAATTAAT AATGAAGAATTTCTCTCAAATTGTCTCAGTTTGACCTCAAATCTGCTGTCGATCAATCAATTAAAGCTGGATTTGCCATACGAGAAAGttgaggaagaagaagaaccgaCAAATGGTCATGCAGAGTCCGAAAATGAAGACTTTGAACAAGAAGAGGTtgaagaaaaagtcaaaaaatctaagaaaaagacgaaaaaagctggaaaaa aaaaatccTCAATAGTCGACgataaattcttcaatttatcGGAAATGGAAGCATTCCTGGAGCAAGAAGACAAGAAAGAAATGCGCAAAGGCAAAAAAGTTCCAGATGAGGACGATGAAAGTGAAATTGATTACTTCGAAGACCCTGGAGAGACTGACGACTCGGAGGctgaaaaggaagaaaatttaaaatattcggaATATTTCGATCAAtctgaagacgacgacgaggattctgaagaaaatgaagaagacgaagaggaaaatgacgaaaattcATCGAGAAAAGTCAAATTTGACCTTTCGAAAAATCAAGAAACGACTTTTGAGCGAGATGAATATTCAGAGGACGATCAGGAAgaggaagaaaatgaaaattatgaagaaaatgaCGAAGAAGACGACACCGAAAAATCTTCCTATGAAAAACATCAAGCTGCGTTgcggaaaaaaatcgaaaaactcGAAGAAAAAGCGATTCAAGAGAAAACTTGGCAGCTCAAGGGTGAAATTTCCGCTCAAACTCGTCCCGAAAATGCTCttcttgaagaatttttggaatttgacTCGGCAACGCGTCCCGCCCCAATCATCACGGAACAAACGACGATGGAACTCGAGGAAATTATCAAGCAACGCGTGAAAGATCGTGCCTTCGACGATGTCGTCCGTAAAGTAAAACCGGCGCAATCCGTTCAAGAGTACCGAAAAACGCTCGTTTTGGACTCGGAGAAGAGCAAAGAGTCTCTCGcgcaaatttacgaaaaagaaTTCCTCAAACAGCAAGAAAAACTCGATCCGGATGCCGATGACAAGCCCGACGACGAGCCAAAGGAACACCAAGAAATCCGAAAATCACTGAAATCGCTCTTCGCGAAGCTCGATGCCTTGTCAAATTACCACATTACTCCACGAGCTGCCGCACCCGAAgttaaaattatcacaaacACGCCGGCGATCTCGATGGAAGAAGTTGCGCCGGTCACGATGAGCACAGCAGCCTTGCTGGCACCCGAAGAAGTCAAGCAAAAGACAAAGGGCGAAACGATTTTAGCGAAGGAGGAGATGAGCAAGACCGACAAAAATCGCATGCGACGCGAAAAGAAAGCCAAAGCAAAGTTGAAGCGAAAAATGCAGGAAGAGAAACAAGCGGAACTCGAAAAGGctggaaaaacaaacaaaaaattggaacaaaaGAAGGCCATGAAGGAGGTCATGAAGAAtcgaaatgtagaaaaaatgaaagaaacaaAAGGAGTGAATATCACCTCGTCATCGACATTCTTTTCGAAGCTGCAGGAGGAAAACACGGCACTGggcaacaaaaagaaaaaccagaaaaagaagaaatttatggAAACGTCGAATGGATTAACGGCAAAAGCACTAAAACTGTAA